A stretch of DNA from Sylvia atricapilla isolate bSylAtr1 chromosome 3, bSylAtr1.pri, whole genome shotgun sequence:
TCCCCGGGCACCGCCCCGCCGTCCCCGGGCACCGCCCCGCCGGCCGCAGCGCAGCGCGCCGGGCGCACACGTGGAGCGGGCCGGGCCGCGATGGGCAAGCGGCGAGccgggcaggagctgctgcgCAGCCTGagcaagaagcagaagaagcaCCTGCGGGAGTTCGGCGAGGAGCACCCGTTCTATGACAAGTGAGTGCCGGGCTGGGCGAGCCCGCGGTTCGGGGCCCAGGAGCCCCGCTCAggccggggccggcccggcggccgccgctcccgctTCCCCTGGGCTGccgagggaaggaggggagtCGCAGCTGCATGGCGCACTGCCGCTCCGAGCCGGGAATCTTCAAAGCAGAACGGAAAGCAGGAAATCTCGGCTCGGATTTTCTTGCCGCGAACGTGAGCTCTTGTGGTGCGGCCCGGAGGGTGCCACGAGGAGCGGGGAGGCGGAGGAGTGCGAGGTGGGCTCCCGTTTGGATACCAGGCCGGTCTCTTGGCTTGTCAGCGTCCCGGCTTTCCCACTGTTTACTCTTTCCTGATCTCGGTAAGGGTATGAAAATAGAGCAGCGAAGGTGTGTGTGACAGGAGCCATTCTCTCCTCGGCGGGATGCCGCGTTCCTTTTGGAAACTTCTGAGGAAACAGCTGCTTAGTCCAGGTGCTGTGTGATCTGTGGTGCTGCTGTAAAGCCCTTAGGAGCAGGCACACAGTGTCTGCTGTTTGTGTGTCCCCTTGCACCCCCCTGGCCTGTGTGGATTGGGGTGGAAGGCCTGCTGGAGGGTATGTCCTGTGTGTCACCCTGTACAGTGATGCTCAGTCCCACACAAGACTCTGCATCTTTTTGAAGGAATTGAGGTTAAAGCCGAGCTTGCACAGTGGCTTCTTTGAGGTATTAACCAGTCCCAACGCTGGTTAATTAATGCGGGTTTTCCTTTCGTTTGTGTCTTCTTCCCACTTCATATACCAATATTTAGTGCTAGGAGTAGTCTCTGTCTCTGGTTAACTTTTTTACAAACTACCCTTGTAGCTAGATTCTTTTAACTCCTTTTGAGACATCCTCTTGCAGTGCCTGAGCACTTTGGCTTCATGTACAGAGGGTCACATCACCTGAGAGGGTGACTCTTAAGGATAAATGCCCAGTCTGTTTTCTTAGGGAGACGTGTGATGGTTTGATTTTAAGCTTTCTTTTAACTTCTTTAAACTTGCATAACTGATCTGTTTGCTCTTCCCCTCATTTCTTTCATCCTGCATGTAACATCATTGGCAGAGTAAGGTAACTTAGTGCTTTCTTTTCAGGGTTTCTGGAAGACCAGAAGCAACTCAAATATGTGAACTggtaatgtatttttattccttccttatttttatctttgtgtAGTTCAGTGAAGTAAAAAACTTAGCATTTCATGTTTCCAGCTTATTCAGGCTGATTAAGTTGTTTGACTTAGAAAACCActatttggaagaaaaagatgaatgTAATTTTGGCTCTGAATTGTTCTCTGTAATGTCTAACTCAAAACTATAATACCATCAGagggcagaagcagcaggaaataacAGCAGTTCTTAACTTTTTTGTGTATTACTTAATCACAGTGAAAATTAGATCATGCTTGAAGTTGTTTTAATAATGTTGATAAACTTAATAAACTTAATGTTGCATGAGTTAGGTGACTTTGTTGAACAAAGAAATATGTTAATACTCATTCTTCTTCTGATTGCCAGTGCTTGATTTGGTTACCTTCTTTATCATCAGATTAATAAAAGActtaaaagttttaatttggaaaaattaattactctatttcatttgtttcctttagCAATTTTGTGCATTAATTTAGTATTaattgacttttttcctttcgGGGCTAAAAGAAACTAAGAAAGGAGTAAATGGTGTTGTGTTGATACTCATGGTTTCACTGTAGTTTTGGCTGACATTGGTTTGTGCAAGCCTAGGACAGAACTGGCTCCAGTCTGGCTTGCTCAAAGTAGAGCTGTACAGCTGAACCAAACCTGACCAACTCCCCAGGGAACCACTGTCCACTGACAGCTGTTTCACTTACTTACCTTCTTGAAAGCCAGAAGCATTTCCAGCATGCTGTCCCTTGTATGGGTGCTTTTCTACAATTTTCAATCTGTGCGTGGTTTTCTTAGAAGAATCTGGTGCTGGTTCAGTAAATGCCTTGTCTGTGGAGATCGAATGTCCTCACTCAGCTGAGACTGAAAGCACTGGGTTGTGTGATTCTCCAAGTCACATTAGTGCAGAAACAGGCACTTCATCTGTCTCCCAATATGCTTTCAAAATCTAAATGGAGGTGTCCAGCATAATTACTGGCATAAAATAGTGGGTTTTGAAAAATTCCATTGCATCTATCAGAGGGGAAATATAACAGTGCAAGTAGAGGTCAGGGTATTTGCCTGCTGCTTTATACgctgttgctgttgttgatGTTTACActtgtggttttctttccagtctGAGGATTCAGATAAATCAAGTGCAGAAAGTGATTCAGAGACTGAAGTGGAGCAGGTCTCTGGGTACCATAAGCTCCTAGCTACCCTGAGGACCTTGCCTGAGTCTGagagtgaggaagaggaagatgaaagtGAATCAGAAGAAGCTGAGGAAAGTGAGGCAGAAGTGGACAGCAAAGGGTCCTTggaggctggagaaggagaggaaggtgaAGAAGATAAGAATGATGttccagaggaggaagaaggtaGTTTGTCTTTTCCCATGCTTCTTTGGTAAATGTTGTTTGACTAACCTATGTTTTTAGCCAGGATCCCAGTGTAGACTGGCTTGTTGGCTGGGTGCTCTTCTGCCGTGAAGACTGTTGCTCCATTGGCTCTGTGTGGGTGGGAGCATCAGCTGCTGAATGATTTAGCAGGGGAAAGGGTAGCTGTGCTCATTTTCCGCCAgacagcctgctgctgcttcctcagaTGTTGTTTGTGCggcagcacagaggaaatcCACATGGAGCAGCAGACCAGGGGTTCTCACCCACTCATGGGAGATGCAAGCTGTTCTCTCAAGCGGCATCTGGCTTGGCTGTGCCACCGAGAGGAGGGAAAGGTTTGTCTCCCAGCACGGGAAGGAATATGGAAATTGGAAGGAAACCTCTGCCTTTATGGTGAGGTATCCTCATTCATGAAGTCTGCAAAGAAATCCTGGTAGAGAGGAGTCAACCTTTAATCATTTCTAGTTATTTGGGGTCTTTGGAAACTCAAAGTTAAATTCCGCAAACAGGTTGCTTCTTTAATTTTGTCTGGGGGACCACATTTTGTGTTATGTAACATTTGGCATGCTAGCCAAAAGTCATCTTTATGGTAGAATACAAAGcctgcttttatcttttttgatggagttttgggagaaaaaaatcagtaactcAAAAGGAACAACATCTAGAGACAGTAACTTCTCCAGGAGAAAATAACCTGTTTCTTTCTAACAATTGacagacacagcagagcagatgcGCAGCCAGGGGCAGGCTGATGGCACAGATACCTCTTGTGACCCACGTCATGGAGTAATTGAGGAGTTTACTGATGTGAAACATGAATCTGAGTTTAGCTTGGAAACCAATTTCATGGAAGAGGAGAGTGGAGATTGCAATGCAGATAAGAGAGAGAGCAGTTCTTCACAAGCTCTTCCAGAAGGTAAAAGACTATGTGTTTGTGTTTAAGGATCTACCTTTAGAGGAATATCTGGAAACATGTAAATTGTCCAACACCCTATCAATAGGCTGTACAGCTTCTGAGTTCTTCCACTACATTATTCATGGTACTGCCCACATGTCAGCTGGTTACATAAGGGACCCTTAACACTAATGCAGCTGTGTAGCTGAATCATCTGTTCTCTGTCGCCCCTGGGGACTGGGATTCATATGGGATTTCTGCTATGACTGGTAAAGCTTGAAGTATCAAGAACTAGAAAAGTGTGTGGAGGGTGTTATcttgttctgctgctttaaTAGTAGTTTCAAAAGCCACTGTAATACAAAGAGCTCTGCAAGCCTGCACTTGACTAGGGAAGATATTCTTGGCACAAACAGCACAGGAGATAATCACAAAGCTGACCTGTGAGGGCATCCTTCACATCTCAGCAGAGTTAGAGGTCAGGTTCTGAGAAGCTTGGAGCAGCCACGGTAATTTAGACAAATGATCAGCACTCTCAGAATTTTGAAGGTTATGCAGAGGAGTCTGGCTGCACCAGGATCAGAAGAGTCTGAAGCATCAGGGGAGCATATGTAGTGTCTTTTAAGGGTGTATCCCAGAACCTCAGTGCACTGATGGATGCATCTCCGGTGTTGGAGTTGTCCCACCATATGTAACAAAATACCTGTGTTGCAGGAGTGTGATCCTTTGTGGTCCTTCAGGGACATGGCACATGCTGGCACTTGCAGAACTTCTGCTCATATTTAATGTTCTATGCCTTTAATATCAGATGGCATAgtttgagagagagaaatatgtTTGTAGCATCCCTAGTGATGCTGGCTTGTcatcctggagcagcagctgacatTAGATCTGGGAGGCAGCCTGGGTGATACATGAAATGTGCGGAAGCATCAAAGGGCCATGTGATAGAAAAAACAGCTCGTTCTTGTTACCATGAGAATATGACTTAGGCTGTTGGCATTGCATTTTAATGAGAACAGTAGCTCTCCAACTGCATGCTAAGTATCCTAACAGCTTTGTTCCACCTATAAATGAGGCACTTCTTCTCAGTGGGTTCTTGTAGCTTGGAAGCATCCTTGTGTCTACTGCAGAAAATGAATCACCTAAGAGAGCAGAAAGGGGATAAATTTCTACTCTGATCCTGGAGTCACTAAAATTCCTGAAAATGCATCCCATTACTCCCTCTACTTTATTGGGAAAATGCTGGAATCAGTAAAACTCAACTGATGACAGACCCTGCAATACAATTAAATGATACGagttaatttgcatttttcaatttttttcaatgtcatGATCTGTAAATGTCTTGACTTTTGCCTGGTAACTTGTGTGTGGGCTGGATATTTGTTGGCAAGCACCAGTGTTCCCTAATTAGTTTTCTTTATGCAGtgaatgctgctgtgctgcaagcAGGATACAGGGCTTGACTTTCAAAATTAACTTTGCATGTGACTTTGTGCATGCCAGTGTCTTTGAGTATAATATGATTTAACAGTTCTTtgcctctcctttcctttccaaaaagaaatactgattaGATAAATCAGACTTTTTCTCACTCCAGGCAATTTTCCCCCCCCTTCTCCAAAACTCGCCTaatatttctctgctttattaCAAATTGTGTTCATATCACTGGCCAAAGCCCAGGGCAAAGCTGTTTGTAAATTAGGAAGGTTAGCAAGTTCACTTGGGACTTTACTATTGACAGCCTTTTTCACCTGCAAGCAATGGACATGTCAGAGCTTAAGGCAAAAAATTGCCAGTATTTTCCACTACCTATTGTTTTCCTGTCTAACATTTGATTAGTGCTTGTAAATTCTAGGATTTCCATaagtgcttctttttcttttttaaaagcaatctGTCAAATCTGTTCTCTCTGTTCTTTGCAGAGAGAATTTGACATCCTTTCTCTCATCTCCAAGTGCTTTGAAATAACTAGTGTTAATTGTGGTGTTGGCCAGCATGGAAACTGTTCATCTCATTTGCAAATCCTTTCTGCAACTTGATTCTACTATTAGCTGCAATAGTTCTCAggctatttttttgttgttactgtAAATAGATCCATTTAAACAGCACATGGACAAAGAACTcgaagaaaaggaaatagagaaaatatcTACACAACCTAAAACTTCAAGTCAAAGCCAGGTAATGATGTTCTGTAGCCATCCAGCATTCCTGAAAAGTCATGgattaaaataatcctttttttatACAGGTGAAGTAGATCACAATTGTTATTATTAGCTGCTGGTGCTAGAATTATTGAGATTTTGTCACTGTGTTGTTGTTGAACTGTTTTTGTCTTCACTTACTGCTGAGCAAGAGTTGAAATGTGAAGTCTGCTGTTCCGGAGGCATATGTGACACATCTGAAACATGTGTCTAAAGTGAAAACTTTAGAGTTTGAGCTGTTCTCCCAAAACCTTGACCAGGGGTGGAAAAAGGGCTTATTTCTGAGTGCTGACAGCACAATGCTGGGGatgtgctctgcagctgaacTTTGAAAGTGTACTTCATATACACTTTTAAAAGTACTTGTGGTGCACTTTCACATTCTTGCTTCAGGATGGCTCTGTCCCTGTACACATTTACAAGCCAGTGAAGGGGAATTTATTACTTCTATTACTTTATTACTTAGTTCTGGCAATAATATGTGAATTACAGTACCAGAAAACCAGCTCATTGCTTGATGGAGAATATTGACTTTCAAAATACTCATTTTAAGACAAACCTTTGCTTCGTAACTTTTCCAcatctgattttgttttggagAGTTGCCTCCCATTCTGGTCAGCCATATGCTGGGTGACATTCACTGGAAGATATCCAATGGTTAGTTAGTCAGAGagaaagctgtgatttttttttttcttttttttaaatttaatttacttttttggCACATCATGGCCAAAATTACCAGTGCCACCTGAAGCAATGCATGATATATCTTTGCTTAAATTGGTGTAGCTACGTTACAGGGACAGTTGGGGACAACTTGCATGGCAGAAGGCTCAAAGTTTAGCTTTCTCCTACTAGACTGATAGCTGTTCAAAGTCAGGCAGACACCCAACAAGACTGCATTTAACAACTGAATCACAGCTTCTGGGATTAGCCCCTgatgggtttatttttcttctttggtcAAAGTATGTACCTCAGTGGGGCCAATTGGTAAGCACAGTTGGACTCTAGAGTTTTCCTCTTGTCCCTGGTTTGAGCCACTGATTTGCTGGGTGGGTTAGGCAGAGAATTCCTCAGTTTCCTCTGGTGTGGGAACAGTTACAGACATGCCATTGCAAAATCCATCCAGATTTACCAAGCTGaaatttattgttatttttcctgGAAGACTCTTAAAGGGATTGCACATTGAAAAAAAGGTTTCCACTTGTATTgtgaaaagattattttcttaatttcatgAACATGATTAAAGTTGGTATCACCAGCTGTGGTGATATGCTTTCAAGTGTGCAAGGTTTGGTACATATGACTCCTCAGTGTtgttggcttcttttttttttcagtggccAAGGCTGGGTCAACTAATCTTTTCTTCCACTCTGGAGAAACATAAAACTTTGAAAGCAGACAAAGAAGTTGATGTGAAACAGCTTCATCTCCACAAGCCCTTGGAATCCACTTGGCCAAAAGTGAATAAACCATTTCTGTCTGCAGGGGACAAACCAGTTGATTCCTCTTTTACCCTGTTACAAAGAGAGCTCTTCTGTATCATGAATTCGTACCGGGACTTGTTCTACCCGGAGAGGAATGCCTTAACAAACGGAGAGGAGATCCGGCACACTTACTGCCTGCATGCCCTGAACCATGTCCTCAAGGCCAATGCCCAGGTGCTCAGCAACAATGCCAAACGGAGGGATCGAAAGCCAGGGACTGACACTGATGACCACAGGGATCAGGGACTCACCAGGCCTAAGGTGAGAGAGCTCTGATTCCGTGATCCCCACCCTGGCTGCCTGCTCAGGCTGTACAAACATCCGGGTGGTTTATCCACGAGTATTTCTGTTGCTGCTCTCTCAGGTGATGTGTTCCTGGGCACATGCTTTTCTACGTCTCTTTATCATGCCTGGAAATTGTCTGTCCTCCATGGCAAGGGAGAATGCCATGTGAGAATCAGTGAGCTCAGGGTTGTTAGCCAGCCTGGTTCTGTGCCAAGCCAAGCCATGGGTTTGActtatctctttttttgtctccctATCACCACAGACTGACAAGTTTTCATGCTTCCATACTTAAATCTGCCAGTGCAGACAAGTGCCTTCACATCAGTCTTCATTATCAGTGCAGGTAGTGTAGGCTGTCACTCAATGTGGGATGTGACagaaatttttttgtccttaGGCACTTTTAAGGACTTGGCTGCATGGAAGGATCTTTCTGTACCTGGGAGTACCTCAGGGAATCCCAGCCCCACTGTCAAGGCCACCTGTCATAGTTGGGGGAGTGGGCCTCAAACCAATCTTCCCTGGATTCACAGCATCCTGTAGTTGATAACCAGGTGGAttcagctgtggcagcctgtCACCAGTGTGCCAGCTGCCTGTTGAACAATTCCAGAGTTGGGTTTCAGTGTTTGCTGCATGCCTGGCAAATCTTTGAAGTTTCTGTGTTGACTCCTCAATTAGCCATTTATGTTTTGGAGTTCTATGCAGAGACTATTGCCACCCATCCAAGAGCCAGCCCTTGACCCTGTCTCTGTGTCACAGGAGCTTTTGCTTGCTTGGGGGTTACGGAGGACAGGAGAACGTGCTTAGTTTTCAGTTCCTCTGTACTGGTACTTGAGTGAGCTGCTGGCCATGACCAGTTCAAGAGCACTGCATCCCAGTGCATCTTCCCTCCCTACTACTTGTCAGAATGCTTTTGTTTGATAGTTGATGACGGGGGCAGGTCCAAGCCAAAAGTTTAATGAACGTACACTTAATGGCCAGGGTTTGTATTTTATGGGTTATTCTCTTGTAACTGTTGACCTGCACAGGTGCTGATGATCGTGCCCTTCAGGGAATGTGCTCTGCGGATTGTGCACATTCTCATCAGTCTCCTCGAGGtgaatgacaagaaaaaaatagatgtaaGTAATAAAAAGCGCTTCAAAGGGGAGTTTGGCTCTGACCCAGAAGAGAAACCTCCCAACCTGAAAAGACCTGAGGATTATGAAGCCGTCTTTGCTGGCAACATTGATGACCACTTCAGGATTGGTAATGACCTACTGAACAGATGATTTTAAACTTGTACATAACTGCTAAGTAACAAATTTTTCCCAAATACCTGAGAGTTATCCGGGCTGGAAGTTCTGGTGAGACTCTAGGCTGTGTGGTATTCCTGCTGGTTTTGCCCTGGCATCCTGGATTTTTCTGAACATCTTTTTTGCCTTGCCAAAGCttagaaaagaggagaaaatagaGAATTACTTTCACATCAAGTTCAGAAtcatttaaaatgcaatgaCAGCTTTATTCTAACAGGACTGCCCACACCTCGTTTTGAAGATAGCCTTGATTATGCAGCAAAATCTTTTCCTGTTACAAAAAAGAATCTTTTGGGTTTAATGAGCCCGTTCACAACGTCTCGTGTAATGGTTGGAACAAAATTAAAGCTCAATACTGAGCAAAGCAGttttctgctgtgctccccATGGTTTTCATGGAAGCAAATGGGTAGCCAGCAAGTAGGAGTGTTGGACAAGCGGAAAATGTGAGACTGTTTCATAATATAGTAATCTTACGCTGTTTAGTAACTCAGTATGCAGAGAACTAGCCAGTGCCTTGGTTCCTGGAGCTGCTAAGATGAGAAGGCAGTTTTTCTGACTTGACTTGACAGATCAGAGGCTTTTGAAATACTGCACCTTGAAAGATAAATTGGCACTCAAGAAATGTCATGATACAGTGGAAGATGTGAGCAGGTTCTactcagtctttttttccttcccagtgaATATTTCTCAGGCTGAGAGCATCTTACTTTCAGTAGcataataattttccttttagtcCTCTCCCATACCACACTCTGCTTGTTCCACTTACTAAGTGTTAAAAAATGATCGAAGAAACTTTCAGTGCTGTTAACTTGCAGAAGCAAATTATAGAAGCagaataatttctctttcttactGTGCTGCACACCCTGTTACTTCTGCACAAAGATCTAATTTAAAGCACATTTGTTATGCCTTACTGAAACCGCCActctttcacatttttaaacagaaaaaagactTCATGTTTCTAAACTGCGTATATGCTGTGACAAGTGATATCTCCTTCCTGCAAACTCAACCAATtgaacctttctttttttctttctttttccattttgatcCTTGGGTTGAAATAGACAGCAGGAGGGGTCCCTACTGCTGTCTCTGAAATTCTTGGTAGGGCCTTCAGCTGTACCTGTGCAATCTGACTTCACATTGTCAGGGAGAGAACTTGGAGAGACTTTATTGGGCAGATTGAAGGGTGTGGTTTGAATGTGGTCTGGACTAGCTGCATTTTTAACACCAGAAAACTGTGGGTTGTAGAAATACTGCCATGTAGTTATGACACAAACTATTTTGATTCCTTCCCTTTCGTGTCTGTAACATGAGAGGTGATGCATAAGCTGGTTCAGAATGTACCCTGCAACATGTGGTGTGAGGAGCAGTGTAGGTGCAAGACTTTAGTCACTGTAACATGAAGAGCCTTGTCCTTTGAGGTTTAGTAGCAAATCATTCAGCCCTGTGAATAAAGGCAGTTGATAGTCAAGAGATCCACCGCAAATCTTTCATGACAGATTAAAGTAACAGTTATTATAATACCCAAAGGCAGAGACCAAAGTTCAAGATTCAGGGAGAAAGGAGTAGTTaataatttctgcctttttttttttttttcttaagttgTTCAACCTTCTCGTTCCCTTGTTCAGCAGAAAATCAGAAACAGTGTGTCTTAgttaaaatttttcattcagattataaaaaaatccttataaaataatacagaaatgcTTTGCCAAACTGCATGAAAATTTTCCGAATATTTGTCAAATGAGGGTAGGGTGGGTAAGCACTTTTTGGGGAAGAGAGAATTTCAGACAGATTAGTTGTGTCCAGCTATATTCATCAGTGTGGGGAGAGGAAATGCGGGAAATTACTGTTCCAGAGCCTCCTGGAAGAAAGTGGTTGATAATTGATGTTAACTGAGAATTTGCTGTTGGTGTTGCTGCACAGGGGTTGCAATCCTGCAGAAGAGCATGAGACTCTACGCACCCTTCTACTCCTCAGACATCATCATTGCCTCTCCCCTGGGCATCAGGACTGTCATTGGTGCAGAGGGGGAGAAGAAGAGAGACTTCGATTTTCTGTCATCAATAGAAATCCTCATAATTGATCAAGCAGACATTTACCTGATGCAGAACTGGGAACATGTTCTGGTGAGTTTTCCatatttgtgttcatttttgtgCTGTGTCTTCCTGGTCTGATTTTACTCAGTTTTGGCAGTGAGCAGTATTGCTGGTTTTTACTGACTTGATTCCAGACATGGatgttcatttcttttccttcctccaccCTGATATTTTCCTTATACTAAGAATATTCTTTCTACAGATTTTGGGTAGCATTCAGGACATTTTCTCTCTAAAACTTAGTTTGGTGCTTTAGTGGTATATTTcatcagagggttttttttgacagttttaATTATCTTGCAGCATGAGAATGATGATTCCTTTAATCACATCTGGGAGAAATTATGCCAGCTGTCTGACTGTCCAGTGTCTCAGTCAGATGGCAGCCACATGAGGAATCTGTGCAGCCTAATTCAGGTTCCTCTAgaaagcaggaggagctggtgcATGTCTCCACTGACTGCAGACATACTAAGCATTAGTAATGTCCAAAGTTAAACAGTATGAAGGGTTTCCTGTACATTTAATGCAAATAAAGCCCTTGCTTTGTGGCTAGTCTGCAGCAGTACCCCTGCTTTTTGGCTTTTGGTTAATAGAAGTTTTCGGGATTGAGATGGCAgggttttcttttcaacagaaaaacacCTCTGAGGTACCTG
This window harbors:
- the UTP25 gene encoding U3 small nucleolar RNA-associated protein 25 homolog, coding for MGKRRAGQELLRSLSKKQKKHLREFGEEHPFYDKVSGRPEATQICELSEDSDKSSAESDSETEVEQVSGYHKLLATLRTLPESESEEEEDESESEEAEESEAEVDSKGSLEAGEGEEGEEDKNDVPEEEEDTAEQMRSQGQADGTDTSCDPRHGVIEEFTDVKHESEFSLETNFMEEESGDCNADKRESSSSQALPEDPFKQHMDKELEEKEIEKISTQPKTSSQSQWPRLGQLIFSSTLEKHKTLKADKEVDVKQLHLHKPLESTWPKVNKPFLSAGDKPVDSSFTLLQRELFCIMNSYRDLFYPERNALTNGEEIRHTYCLHALNHVLKANAQVLSNNAKRRDRKPGTDTDDHRDQGLTRPKVLMIVPFRECALRIVHILISLLEVNDKKKIDVSNKKRFKGEFGSDPEEKPPNLKRPEDYEAVFAGNIDDHFRIGVAILQKSMRLYAPFYSSDIIIASPLGIRTVIGAEGEKKRDFDFLSSIEILIIDQADIYLMQNWEHVLHLMKHINLLPLDSHGVDFSRVRMLNLNNWCKYYRQTLLFSALQDPQINSVFNKHCFNYTGQVAIRNVPLTGSISHIVVQLPHVFRRLEADSVTSVIDARFQFFIDKVLPEYRDAIMSHTLIYVPSYFDYVRLRNYFKKEDLNFTHICEYTKKAAVCRARRFFLKGEKQFLLFTERFHFYKRYTIKGIRNLIFYELPTYSHFYSEICNMLKATDNGVDATWTCTVLYSKYDAQKLAAVVGIDRTAQMLQSKKNVHLFVTGEND